In Nostoc sp. UHCC 0926, a single genomic region encodes these proteins:
- a CDS encoding PAS domain S-box protein: MVAPLEIQQDEKVFYQQAHTTPLMIWMAGCNALYCYFNSNWLEFTGTYLTTSASASAREDEIDNIWACSVHPEDNQQCKNIYLTAFTTHDSFQRQYRLRRADGEYRWILDTAAPRFAADASFVGYIGYCVDITEVRSTMRESCSTSTNSSSCLHKITEQKQAAELTKALEQLQAETAKRQAAEAQLRQKTSEIAAILQVLPDLYFRLDADGSILDYKQGLMDNPYIPTGDCQGKSLREYLPTAVGDRFGQAITQVLETQSSVSFEYTLPLSEENNNFEARLLPLPDQQIIVLVRDTNDNIQAALIESNAKFRSMVENAHDIIFAVTLEGILSYVSPNLTDLLGYEVAEIEGKSFIPLIHPDDVSICADYFQRILTTDEKQDAIEYRVKHKNGSWRWHTSNSSVIKDVNGNVLNFLGICYDTTERKQAEEALAERARLANFRADVDAALTQSDSLQNMMRRCTEALVEHLDAAFARIWTLNKKDNVLELQVSSGIYTHINGPHRCVPVGQFKIGLIAEEGKPHLTNSVQTDPRVSNKEWAQREGMIAFAGYPLIVEDETVGVIAMFARQTITESTFKALEFAAQEIAIGIKRKQAEVALRESAQREALLNRLSNQIRASLDLNYIVETAVQEIRKLFQIDRCIFFWYRQDAEVPYWESVYEAKSSSLPCLIDDQATNAEIELIAAKTLNREIIRIDDVKTVDDACGGLRLRTAQVFFQDFGFTAFMSLPVHTQSGEIGAFSCGSCSGFRPWLDNEVELLQAVTVQLAIAIDQAKLYTQSRIAAQTAQDKAQQLEAALLELQQTQAQLIQTEKMSSLGQLVAGIAHEINNPVNFIYGNISHAREYIKDLLHLVDLYQQNDCPPTPEIKQKIYAIDLDFLKQDLPKILDSMNMGAERIRQIVLSLRNFSRLDEDGTKPVDIHEGIDSTLLLLQNRLKPKPGHPEIQVIRDYGNLPPVACHAGHMNQVFMNLLTNAIDALEEGMGSGEWRLGAQGRQGENAQCPMPTIRIRTLIQEDHLIIGIADNGPGMTEEVRKRLFDPFFTTKPVGKGTGMGLSIGYQIIIKKHGGTIQCISAPGEGAEFVIAIPLQKQPST, encoded by the coding sequence ATGGTCGCCCCATTAGAAATACAACAAGATGAAAAAGTATTTTACCAGCAGGCGCATACTACTCCTCTGATGATTTGGATGGCTGGATGCAATGCACTTTACTGTTACTTCAATTCAAATTGGCTGGAATTTACTGGAACATATTTAACAACAAGCGCATCTGCATCTGCGCGAGAAGATGAGATAGACAATATCTGGGCTTGTAGCGTTCATCCAGAAGATAATCAGCAATGTAAAAATATATACTTAACAGCATTTACGACGCATGATTCCTTCCAGAGGCAATATCGTCTGCGTCGGGCTGATGGCGAATATCGCTGGATTTTAGATACAGCCGCGCCACGATTTGCAGCAGATGCTAGCTTTGTCGGTTATATCGGTTATTGTGTGGATATAACAGAAGTGCGATCTACCATGAGAGAAAGCTGCTCGACATCTACAAATTCCTCTTCTTGTCTGCATAAAATTACAGAACAAAAACAGGCGGCAGAATTAACAAAAGCACTAGAGCAACTACAAGCCGAAACTGCAAAACGCCAAGCAGCTGAAGCACAGTTACGCCAAAAAACATCAGAAATTGCAGCGATTTTGCAAGTGCTTCCTGATTTGTACTTTCGTCTAGATGCTGATGGAAGTATTCTGGATTACAAGCAAGGATTGATGGATAATCCGTATATTCCAACAGGAGATTGTCAGGGCAAGAGTTTGCGAGAATACCTACCAACTGCTGTAGGCGATCGCTTCGGTCAAGCAATAACTCAAGTACTTGAAACTCAATCTTCAGTCAGTTTTGAATATACCTTACCGCTCTCAGAAGAAAACAACAATTTTGAAGCTAGGTTATTACCATTACCAGACCAGCAAATCATAGTTCTTGTCCGCGACACTAACGACAACATCCAAGCAGCATTAATAGAAAGCAATGCCAAGTTTCGCAGCATGGTCGAAAACGCCCATGACATTATTTTTGCAGTTACCCTTGAAGGGATATTGTCTTACGTTTCTCCTAATTTGACTGATCTTTTAGGGTATGAAGTTGCAGAGATTGAAGGTAAATCCTTTATTCCCCTTATACATCCTGACGATGTGTCTATTTGTGCAGATTATTTCCAAAGAATTTTGACAACAGATGAAAAACAAGACGCAATTGAATATCGAGTCAAACACAAAAATGGCAGTTGGCGATGGCATACAAGCAACTCATCTGTTATTAAAGACGTTAATGGTAATGTTTTAAACTTCCTTGGTATTTGCTATGACACCACTGAGCGCAAACAAGCAGAGGAAGCTCTAGCAGAGCGAGCGCGTTTAGCAAATTTTCGTGCCGATGTAGACGCGGCTCTTACCCAGAGTGACAGCTTACAGAACATGATGCGCCGCTGCACTGAGGCTTTAGTTGAACATCTTGATGCAGCCTTTGCTCGCATCTGGACGCTGAACAAAAAAGACAACGTATTGGAGTTGCAAGTTAGTTCTGGGATATATACCCACATTAATGGGCCTCATAGATGTGTGCCAGTGGGTCAATTCAAAATTGGTTTAATTGCCGAAGAGGGCAAACCCCACCTAACTAACTCTGTGCAGACAGATCCGCGCGTGAGTAACAAAGAGTGGGCACAGCGAGAGGGGATGATCGCCTTCGCTGGTTATCCCCTGATTGTTGAAGATGAAACTGTAGGGGTGATAGCCATGTTTGCCCGCCAAACGATTACAGAATCAACTTTTAAAGCATTAGAATTTGCTGCCCAGGAAATTGCTATTGGCATCAAGCGCAAACAAGCAGAAGTCGCACTCAGAGAAAGCGCCCAAAGGGAAGCACTACTCAATCGTCTTTCTAACCAAATTCGAGCTTCTCTGGATCTCAATTACATTGTGGAAACCGCAGTGCAGGAGATTCGTAAGTTATTCCAGATTGATCGCTGTATCTTCTTTTGGTATCGCCAAGACGCTGAGGTTCCCTACTGGGAGAGTGTATATGAGGCGAAAAGTTCCTCTTTACCCTGTCTGATTGACGACCAAGCAACTAATGCAGAAATCGAACTAATCGCAGCTAAAACCTTGAATAGAGAGATCATCCGCATTGATGATGTTAAAACTGTGGACGATGCCTGCGGCGGGCTACGCCTACGCACTGCACAGGTGTTTTTTCAGGATTTCGGTTTCACTGCCTTTATGTCGCTCCCTGTACACACCCAATCTGGCGAAATAGGTGCATTTAGCTGTGGTTCTTGTAGTGGCTTTCGACCTTGGCTGGACAATGAAGTAGAATTACTACAAGCAGTTACAGTTCAACTAGCGATCGCCATTGACCAAGCCAAACTTTACACCCAAAGTCGCATCGCTGCCCAAACTGCCCAAGACAAAGCCCAGCAACTAGAAGCGGCGCTGCTAGAACTTCAACAAACCCAAGCGCAACTGATTCAAACTGAAAAAATGTCCAGTTTAGGACAGTTGGTTGCAGGTATTGCCCATGAAATCAATAATCCCGTCAATTTTATTTACGGCAATATTAGCCACGCCCGTGAATATATCAAGGACTTGTTACACTTGGTAGACCTTTATCAACAGAACGACTGCCCACCAACACCAGAGATTAAACAGAAAATCTACGCCATTGATTTAGACTTTCTCAAGCAAGATTTGCCCAAAATCCTGGATTCTATGAACATGGGAGCCGAACGCATTCGGCAGATTGTCCTATCTTTACGCAATTTTTCTCGCCTTGATGAAGACGGCACCAAACCAGTGGATATTCATGAAGGTATTGATAGCACCTTGCTGCTGTTGCAAAATCGCCTGAAGCCCAAACCAGGACATCCCGAAATCCAAGTAATCCGAGACTACGGCAACCTGCCACCAGTAGCGTGTCACGCTGGACACATGAATCAGGTGTTTATGAATCTGTTGACAAATGCGATCGATGCTTTAGAAGAGGGAATGGGGAGTGGGGAATGGAGACTAGGGGCACAGGGGAGGCAGGGGGAGAATGCTCAATGCCCAATGCCCACAATTCGCATTCGCACCCTCATCCAAGAAGACCATCTAATCATTGGCATTGCTGACAATGGCCCAGGCATGACTGAGGAAGTACGCAAACGCTTATTTGACCCGTTCTTCACTACGAAACCCGTCGGTAAAGGTACGGGTATGGGGTTATCAATTGGCTACCAAATTATAATCAAAAAACACGGTGGGACAATCCAGTGTATTTCAGCACCAGGAGAAGGTGCCGAGTTTGTGATTGCGATTCCACTACAGAAGCAACCCTCAACGTAG
- a CDS encoding cyclase family protein: MIQPQSQNSITYTRVIHLSHVIDIDIPQWSGDPTVEFETVAELNNDGYYLRRFSLGEHSATHINAPNSFHSSAVGIDQYPAQSLVVPAVVIDIRQATAVNSDYALTIADVVAWEEQYGEISAGCVVILNTGWQNKWSDKSAFLNHDAQGIAHFPGFGSDATQFLLNERQIAGVGIDTHGVDPGQDNSFAINRLVLEQPRIVLENLTNLDQLPPKGTTLAIGILRLRGGSGSPVGVLALVP, translated from the coding sequence ATGATACAACCCCAAAGTCAAAATAGTATCACCTACACACGCGTTATCCATTTAAGTCATGTAATTGACATAGATATTCCCCAATGGTCTGGAGATCCCACAGTAGAATTTGAAACTGTGGCTGAACTGAATAATGATGGCTATTATCTGCGACGTTTCTCCTTGGGTGAACATAGCGCTACCCATATCAACGCCCCTAACAGCTTTCATAGTTCTGCCGTGGGAATTGACCAATACCCAGCCCAGTCATTGGTTGTACCTGCGGTGGTCATAGATATTCGCCAAGCCACAGCGGTTAATTCTGATTATGCCCTGACTATTGCTGATGTTGTGGCTTGGGAAGAACAATACGGTGAAATTTCTGCTGGCTGCGTAGTTATACTGAATACTGGTTGGCAAAACAAGTGGTCGGATAAAAGTGCATTCCTAAATCATGATGCTCAAGGAATTGCCCACTTTCCGGGCTTTGGCAGCGATGCAACTCAATTTTTACTGAATGAACGCCAAATTGCTGGAGTAGGAATTGATACTCATGGTGTAGATCCTGGACAAGATAACAGTTTTGCGATTAACCGCTTAGTTTTAGAACAACCGCGGATTGTGTTGGAGAATCTGACAAATTTGGATCAACTGCCACCTAAAGGTACTACTCTAGCGATCGGGATTCTTCGGTTGCGTGGTGGTTCTGGTTCTCCTGTGGGGGTGTTAGCGTTAGTGCCTTAA
- a CDS encoding aldehyde dehydrogenase family protein, with product MTTPLSCRNYIDGQWLSAVGKATLERRNPADKTEVVATFPRSQVKDVDTAVAAARKAYHSWRKVPAPARAEYIFRVGEILLQHKEELAQLISREMGKPLTEARGDVQEGIDCAFYSAGEGRRLFGQTTPSEMSNKFAMTVRMPIGVCALITPWNFPVAIPCWKAMPALVCGNTVILKPAEDTSACANKLIEIFQQAGLPPGVINLVHGVGEEAGKALVEHPNVDLVSFTGSSETGAFVGATCGRTHKRVCLEMGGKNAQVVMEDADLELAVDGAVWGAFGTTGQRCTATSRLILHRDIKEKFTAMLYERTTKLRLGAGTDSDTDIGPIVNEKQLQQVSKYLDIAREEGAKVLIGGEIASEGSLKNGYFFQPTILDDVTPDMRVAREEIFGPVVVLIEVSSFEEAIAILNDSNYGLSSSVYTRDINRAFTAMRDIEAGITYINGPTIGAEVHLPFGGVKQTGNGHREAGTSALDVFTEWKSVYVDFSGSLQRAQIDNRS from the coding sequence ATGACAACTCCGCTATCTTGCCGCAATTACATAGATGGCCAATGGTTAAGTGCTGTTGGGAAAGCAACCCTGGAGCGTCGCAATCCTGCCGACAAAACCGAAGTCGTTGCCACATTTCCCCGTTCTCAAGTTAAAGATGTAGATACAGCAGTAGCCGCCGCCCGTAAGGCCTACCACAGTTGGCGCAAAGTCCCGGCCCCTGCGAGGGCAGAATACATCTTTCGCGTTGGGGAAATATTACTCCAGCATAAAGAAGAACTTGCCCAATTAATCAGTCGGGAAATGGGTAAACCCTTGACGGAAGCTAGGGGAGATGTCCAAGAAGGTATTGACTGCGCCTTTTACAGTGCTGGCGAAGGAAGGCGACTATTTGGGCAAACCACACCCTCGGAAATGTCCAATAAATTTGCCATGACTGTGCGGATGCCTATAGGAGTCTGTGCGTTAATTACTCCCTGGAATTTCCCGGTGGCAATTCCTTGCTGGAAAGCTATGCCAGCCTTGGTATGTGGCAATACAGTCATCCTCAAACCTGCCGAAGATACTTCCGCCTGTGCAAATAAATTGATTGAGATTTTTCAACAAGCAGGTTTACCACCAGGAGTAATTAACTTAGTGCATGGTGTGGGAGAAGAGGCGGGGAAAGCTTTAGTTGAGCATCCCAATGTAGATTTAGTATCGTTTACTGGTTCTTCAGAAACGGGTGCTTTTGTCGGCGCGACTTGCGGACGCACTCACAAGCGTGTCTGTTTGGAAATGGGTGGTAAAAATGCTCAAGTGGTGATGGAAGATGCCGATTTGGAACTTGCTGTCGATGGGGCGGTGTGGGGAGCATTTGGGACAACTGGGCAACGTTGTACGGCTACTAGTCGGCTGATTTTGCATCGTGATATTAAGGAAAAATTTACCGCTATGCTTTATGAGCGTACTACTAAGTTGCGCTTGGGTGCTGGCACTGACTCTGATACAGATATTGGCCCGATTGTCAATGAAAAGCAACTCCAACAGGTGAGCAAGTATTTGGATATCGCCCGTGAGGAAGGAGCAAAGGTTTTAATTGGTGGAGAAATTGCCAGTGAAGGCTCATTAAAAAACGGTTATTTCTTTCAACCAACTATTTTGGATGATGTAACTCCTGATATGCGAGTTGCCCGTGAAGAGATATTTGGGCCAGTAGTGGTATTAATTGAGGTTAGCTCTTTTGAGGAAGCGATCGCAATTCTCAACGATAGCAATTATGGTCTTTCTTCTTCAGTTTACACCCGCGATATCAACCGGGCTTTTACTGCCATGCGCGACATCGAAGCAGGTATCACCTATATTAACGGCCCAACTATTGGTGCAGAGGTACACTTGCCCTTTGGTGGTGTGAAACAAACCGGTAATGGACACCGCGAGGCTGGAACTAGTGCTTTAGATGTTTTCACAGAATGGAAAAGTGTTTATGTTGACTTTTCTGGAAGTTTGCAACGCGCTCAGATAGATAACCGCAGTTAA
- a CDS encoding AlbA family DNA-binding domain-containing protein: protein MLSIQLGVFKITMTTPLKEWSEETILSMIKDKVQENLELDYKECPAIFPLTEGKKKELSKDVSAFANSAGGIIIYAIKENGHIPTVIDTGFDPNALSKETLERIINSNIHPRINELIIKQIELVTTNPGHVLYVVSIPQATTRAPHQAADKRYYKRFNFESIAMEDYEIRDILRRATTSDLHFNFSLAGKEPVPIQFSQDQPFSEEVDMSITVENRAEEAASYAVMDVFIDSALKLSNSAGLKMTDNVFLSSEDDQKVAVTQLSQNWAIPGKMPIFKGTKFRITDTPIKLAIPKEHADSEIMYYTCVWQIRAPGMINNGSFTFVLKNNCLTLTKL from the coding sequence ATGCTCTCCATTCAATTAGGAGTTTTTAAGATAACGATGACGACACCACTCAAAGAATGGTCTGAAGAAACTATTCTCTCTATGATTAAAGATAAAGTTCAGGAAAACCTTGAACTTGATTATAAAGAATGTCCTGCAATCTTTCCACTTACTGAGGGAAAGAAAAAAGAACTTAGCAAAGATGTCTCAGCTTTTGCTAATTCTGCTGGAGGCATAATTATCTACGCTATAAAAGAAAATGGTCATATCCCTACTGTAATTGATACGGGATTTGATCCTAATGCCTTGTCAAAAGAGACATTAGAACGCATTATAAATTCAAATATTCATCCTCGGATCAACGAACTTATCATTAAGCAAATAGAACTGGTTACTACTAATCCAGGTCATGTATTGTATGTAGTTTCAATTCCTCAAGCTACAACTAGAGCACCTCATCAAGCTGCTGACAAGAGATATTACAAACGTTTTAATTTTGAGTCGATTGCAATGGAGGATTATGAAATCAGAGATATTCTCCGTAGAGCAACAACATCTGATTTACACTTTAATTTTTCTCTTGCTGGTAAAGAGCCTGTCCCAATTCAGTTTTCTCAAGACCAGCCATTCTCTGAAGAAGTAGATATGAGTATTACTGTAGAGAATAGAGCAGAAGAAGCTGCATCCTATGCTGTGATGGATGTCTTTATAGATTCTGCTCTAAAATTATCTAACTCTGCTGGTTTAAAGATGACAGATAATGTCTTTCTTAGTTCCGAGGACGATCAAAAAGTAGCTGTTACACAGCTTAGTCAAAACTGGGCTATTCCCGGAAAGATGCCTATATTCAAGGGAACTAAATTTAGAATTACAGATACACCCATTAAGCTTGCTATTCCAAAGGAACATGCTGATTCAGAGATAATGTATTATACTTGTGTATGGCAAATTAGAGCACCTGGAATGATTAATAATGGTTCTTTTACATTTGTCCTTAAGAATAATTGTTTGACATTAACTAAACTTTAA
- a CDS encoding alpha/beta hydrolase family protein, with the protein MSIKVLSVVYTSTSLLVLGVNEIASASSFNPTPVFDNVASYTTTITGDNNLADIYYPNPTDLKTSNYSFPVALLLQGALVDKSNYSNYAKQVARYGFVVVVPNSKRIAPIFGEALLPQTSQIDTALQQIVVENKNASSPVVGKLDTEKVGLLGHSLGSAVGLSAIGNLCVRPTLCPGSFSRPKQIVAGAFYGVNLRDENDVYLPINNDGIPVALLQGDRDGRALPFRASLTYDKIKNPPAALINIKGANHFSITNTNNPAGAIPDPINSTLNQNVAIETIARWSGLFLRASILNDKDAFNYVYYTGDPADSNVTVESKRVPESASTVAPLGILFAYFTITQLRKRI; encoded by the coding sequence TTGAGTATCAAAGTTTTGTCAGTAGTTTATACAAGCACGTCGTTACTCGTATTGGGTGTTAATGAAATAGCGTCTGCTTCTTCCTTTAATCCGACACCTGTGTTTGACAACGTTGCTAGCTACACTACTACTATTACCGGAGATAATAATCTAGCTGATATTTATTATCCTAATCCAACAGACTTAAAAACAAGCAATTATTCCTTTCCAGTAGCGCTATTACTACAAGGTGCACTAGTTGACAAATCAAATTACTCTAATTACGCTAAACAAGTTGCACGCTATGGATTTGTAGTAGTGGTGCCAAACAGCAAGCGTATAGCTCCAATATTTGGCGAAGCATTATTACCCCAAACAAGCCAAATTGATACAGCTTTACAACAAATTGTAGTTGAAAATAAGAATGCTAGTTCACCTGTTGTAGGCAAGCTGGATACAGAGAAAGTAGGATTATTGGGTCATTCGTTGGGCAGTGCTGTAGGATTATCTGCAATTGGAAATTTATGCGTGAGACCAACACTTTGTCCGGGTTCTTTCTCACGACCCAAACAAATTGTAGCAGGAGCATTCTATGGTGTTAATCTTCGCGATGAGAATGATGTTTATCTTCCTATTAACAATGATGGAATACCAGTTGCACTCCTCCAAGGGGATCGTGATGGTAGAGCGCTGCCTTTCCGGGCTAGTTTAACTTATGACAAAATTAAAAATCCACCCGCTGCACTGATTAATATCAAAGGTGCCAATCATTTTAGTATCACAAATACAAATAATCCTGCTGGTGCAATTCCTGACCCGATAAATTCTACTCTTAATCAAAATGTAGCTATTGAAACAATTGCCCGGTGGAGTGGTTTGTTTTTACGTGCAAGTATTCTTAATGATAAAGACGCTTTTAATTACGTTTATTACACAGGTGATCCTGCTGACTCCAATGTGACAGTAGAGAGTAAACGTGTTCCTGAATCGGCATCGACTGTTGCACCTTTAGGAATATTGTTTGCTTATTTTACGATTACTCAACTACGAAAAAGAATATAG
- a CDS encoding RNA polymerase sigma factor, RpoD/SigA family: MNNLSFQSLEVNNKNEKYLSNVDPVRTYLREIGRIPLLTNEQEINFAKQVQQMIALLAAKEKLAIQLKRQPTQQEWVENINIGEKSLLQQLHQGHQAKQKMIQANLRLVVSVAKKYQRHNLDFLDLIQEGSLGLERGVEKFDPTKGYKFSTYGYWWIRQAITRAIAEQGRTIRLPIHITEKLNKIKRIQRELTQKLGRTPTAVDIAEELSLDPKQIRDYFLLARQPVSLELRVGSEKDTELQDVLEDDGLSPELYTDQKFLQQNIQILLSTLTPQQREILTLRFGLTNEKELSLAEIGQRMGISRERVRQIEQQALGSLRKQKDKIHNYLAS, from the coding sequence ATGAATAATCTATCTTTCCAGTCTCTAGAAGTAAACAATAAAAATGAAAAATATTTATCTAATGTTGATCCAGTGCGTACTTATCTTCGTGAAATTGGACGTATACCTTTATTAACTAATGAGCAAGAGATTAATTTCGCCAAGCAAGTTCAACAAATGATAGCTTTACTTGCTGCAAAAGAAAAATTAGCTATTCAATTAAAACGTCAACCGACACAACAAGAGTGGGTTGAAAATATAAATATCGGTGAAAAATCACTGCTCCAACAGCTACATCAGGGACATCAAGCCAAGCAGAAAATGATTCAGGCTAACCTGCGGCTTGTGGTGTCTGTTGCTAAGAAGTATCAAAGACATAACCTAGATTTCCTCGACTTAATTCAAGAAGGAAGTTTAGGTTTAGAGCGAGGAGTTGAGAAATTTGACCCTACTAAAGGGTACAAGTTTTCAACTTATGGCTATTGGTGGATTCGTCAGGCAATTACACGAGCGATCGCTGAACAAGGACGTACTATCCGCTTGCCTATTCATATTACAGAAAAACTGAACAAAATCAAGCGTATTCAACGTGAACTAACTCAAAAACTAGGTCGGACTCCTACCGCAGTTGATATCGCCGAAGAACTATCTTTAGATCCTAAACAAATTCGAGATTATTTCCTCTTAGCACGTCAACCTGTCTCTCTAGAATTGCGAGTTGGGTCAGAAAAAGACACAGAGTTACAAGATGTGTTGGAGGATGATGGACTCTCCCCAGAATTATACACTGACCAAAAGTTTCTCCAACAAAATATTCAAATTTTATTGTCAACATTAACTCCCCAGCAACGAGAAATATTAACTTTGCGTTTTGGTTTAACAAATGAAAAGGAACTTTCTTTAGCGGAGATTGGTCAACGTATGGGTATTAGTCGAGAACGAGTAAGACAGATAGAGCAACAAGCTTTGGGTAGTCTACGAAAACAGAAGGATAAGATACACAACTATCTAGCTAGTTAA
- a CDS encoding peptidase — protein MRSFRKYHRTLAIILALPLAVTLLTGIAATLVGEWSANLGVGRSLLLSIHRGEIFGLQGIYPILNGLGLLGLLVTGLSMTSLFGRKRSKSEKD, from the coding sequence ATGCGTTCATTTCGCAAGTACCACCGGACTCTGGCGATTATTTTGGCTTTACCGCTTGCTGTAACATTGTTAACTGGTATTGCAGCTACGCTGGTAGGTGAGTGGTCAGCTAACCTTGGAGTTGGGCGTAGTCTACTGCTTTCGATTCATCGTGGTGAAATCTTTGGTTTACAGGGAATTTACCCGATTTTGAACGGACTAGGACTATTAGGGTTGTTAGTTACTGGATTAAGTATGACTAGTTTGTTTGGTAGGAAAAGGTCAAAATCTGAGAAGGATTAG
- a CDS encoding DUF4363 domain-containing protein gives MKRLIYNIIPVTAIGLLTLVGCNSDQKSTTQTPATTQTTGGTTASKTAGTTQGGFDPLVSVVSNTKTAVQAGNFDKAQQEFNKFENSWSKVEDGVKTKSAKTYNVIEDTATQVKGALKAKDKAKALKGLQTLDTNIATVSKG, from the coding sequence ATGAAACGCTTAATCTACAACATCATCCCCGTTACTGCAATTGGCTTACTGACATTGGTAGGATGTAACAGCGATCAAAAATCTACTACCCAGACTCCTGCTACCACTCAAACCACTGGGGGGACAACAGCATCCAAAACTGCTGGTACTACGCAGGGAGGTTTTGATCCTTTGGTCAGTGTAGTTTCAAATACAAAAACTGCGGTGCAAGCCGGAAATTTTGACAAAGCTCAACAGGAATTTAATAAGTTTGAAAACTCTTGGTCTAAGGTTGAGGATGGTGTCAAAACTAAATCTGCAAAAACCTATAATGTAATCGAAGACACTGCGACCCAGGTGAAGGGTGCGCTGAAAGCAAAAGATAAAGCGAAAGCTCTTAAGGGGTTACAAACACTTGACACAAATATCGCCACTGTTTCTAAAGGGTAG